In Trichoderma atroviride chromosome 2, complete sequence, one DNA window encodes the following:
- a CDS encoding uncharacterized protein (EggNog:ENOG41) produces MRSQSWAWGKPIPRLAPRRLPVILVLSAILAILLLGNLSSTAPALPSFSESESKLQEPPPHINDEPPEQFVAPSHQPPPLHLQQKIINHNGSSWLEDERSLSTSFSSSITLDAEWILLPPQKTRQPIYCYHDTDKQTTVDERDAENELLLTWRRAWWAKGFRPVVLSAADAMSNSFYDQVQRMPLTSKLRGDVMRWLAWDAMGGGILSEFTVFPIVSQQDQLLPFLSTGVFPRLTRWKDLDNSFIVGQKADVHSALQSVLQMEHIQETTSATTALLDTAVAVNNTSTPLAYYSPNIIETKYAKVIKKDDRADTLHNLNKLINYHLLVIWQNSFPEGIEVMKPHPEHATAMLASASKLAESLASCPESPMLSSCPPNLPKCYPCVASPMAVTTLPRLRFRNSPDVFTIGAVPHPWSFALVNNLRESINVTWILESPRDTWLSAVTQAYLGSGVTSSRRVVRFKELVAGEADSAHFLWLLADDEIPSDLDWHFGFTIPDKGMDDGKSRSPVPAIRLLKDEEEPDRAKTVAHEQALLYRAKQVVMMSKSFINGTEMRTSLEAWNMADTEAWRFTRAFNVRRFLEREEWEKTYHQK; encoded by the coding sequence ATGCGCAGCCAGTCTTGGGCGTGGGGCAAGCCAATCCCTCGACTTGCCCCCCGTCGACTTCCTGTGATATTAGTTCTCTCGGCTATTCTTGCGATCCTTTTGCTTGGCAACTTGTCGTCGACAGCCCCAGCTTTGCCAAGCTTCTCCGAATCTGAATCCAAGTTACAAGAACCCCCTCCTCATATCAACGATGAGCCTCCCGAGCAATTCGTCGCACCGTCTCATCAACCACCACCTCTTCATCTGCAACAAAAGATTATCAATCATAATGGCTCATCATGGCTAGAAGATGAGCGGTCTCTTTCGACCTCGTTTTCAAGCTCAATTACGCTCGATGCTGAGTGGATACTACTCCCTCCTCAAAAGACTCGACAGCCCATCTATTGTTATCATGACACGGACAAGCAGACGACGGTGGATGAGAGGGATGCTGAAAACGAGCTGCTCTTGACATGGCGCCGTGCCTGGTGGGCAAAAGGATTCCGGCCGGTTGTGCTAAGTGCTGCCGATGCTATGAGCAATTCCTTCTATGACCAAGTACAACGGATGCCATTAACCTCGAAGCTGAGAGGAGATGTCATGCGATGGCTCGCCTGGGATGCTATGGGTGGAGGCATACTATCAGAATTCACAGTGTTCCCAATCGTTTCTCAGCAAGATCAACTGCTACCGTTTTTGAGCACCGGAGTATTTCCACGCTTGACGAGATGGAAAGACCTCGACAATTCATTCATCGTTGGCCAAAAAGCTGATGTGCATTCAGCATTGCAGTCTGTTTTACAGATGGAGCACATACAAGAAACTACGAGTGCCACGACGGCTCTTTTAGACACTGCAGTAGCAGTAAATAATACAAGCACACCGCTTGCTTATTATAGCCCCAACATTATCGAAACCAAATATGCCAAGGTCATCAAAAAGGATGATAGGGCTGATACTCTCCACAATCTCAACAAACTAATCAACTACCATCTTCTAGTCATTTGGCAGAATAGCTTCCCTGAGGGTATCGAAGTCATGAAGCCCCATCCAGAGCACGCCACAGCCATGCTAGCCAGTGCTTCAAAGCTGGCCGAGTCTCTGGCGTCCTGCCCTGAAAGCCCTATGCTATCGTCTTGTCCTCCGAATTTACCCAAATGCTATCCATGCGTGGCATCCCCCATGGCCGTCACTACGCTTCCCCGCCTCCGCTTCCGCAACTCGCCTGACGTTTTTACAATCGGGGCAGTTCCGCATCCATGGTCTTTTGCATTGGTGAATAATCTCCGGGAGTCCATCAATGTCACTTGGATTCTTGAATCGCCTCGAGATACGTGGCTCAGCGCCGTTACCCAAGCTTATCTCGGCTCCGGCGTAACGTCAAGTCGCAGAGTGGTACGATTTAAAGAGCTGGTAGCTGGTGAGGCCGACTCTGCGCATTTTCTGTGGCTTCttgcagatgatgaaatACCCAGTGATCTGGACTGGCACTTTGGATTTACCATTCCCGACAAGGGCATGGATGACGGAAAGTCTCGAAGCCCAGTGCCGGCTATACGCTTGctcaaagacgaagaagaacCAGACAGGGCCAAAACAGTCGCTCATGAACAGGCTCTTCTCTATCGCGCCAAGCAAGTCGTCATGATGAGCAAGTCATTCATCAATGGGACTGAGATGCGCACTTCACTTGAAGCCTGGAATATGGCCGATACAGAGGCATGGCGGTTCACACGAGCTTTCAACGTACGCCGCTTTTTGGAACGCGAAGAATGGGAAAAGACATATCACCAAAAGTGA
- a CDS encoding uncharacterized protein (EggNog:ENOG41) — translation MAPLKPYWKQPSHPDVQDVVVSGADFMTKSLSKVTVPPFGLFAKFEFPPCDVADKATYATVQMGKDEHLNLNSDLLYINHSCEPSLHFDMGSMRIVAGPKGLRPGDELTFFYPSTEWDMAQPFDCFCGKPTCKRVISGAKDMPFELLKGLWLNDHIHDLLEEQASSQQYQLGSVPGNDGGVRSAQLPEAVLNGRAEKLNGTDANVDTQGLGLLRRGVTSREMSGEMGGDTTVRV, via the exons ATGGCGCCTCTCAAGCCGTACTGGAAACAGCCCTCCCACCCCGACGTCCaagatgtcgtcgtcagCGGAGCCGACTTCATGACCAAGAGCCTTTCAAAAGTGACTGTGCCGCCATTTGGCCTGTTCGCCAAATTTGAGTTTCCTCCTTGCGATGTGGCCGACAAGGCGACCTACGCTACGGTGCAGATGGGGAAGGATGAGCACCTGAATCTCAACAGCGACTTGCTCTACATTAACCACTCTTGCGAGCCATCTCTT CACTTTGATATGGGGAGCATGAGGATTGTGGCTGGCCCCAAGGGCCTCCGTCCTGGAGATGAACTTACA tttttttacCCCTCAACTGAATGGGACATGGCTCAGCCATTCGACTGCTTCTGTGGCAAGCCCACTTGCAAAAGGGTCATCTCCGGCGCCAAGGATATGCCCTTTGAGCTGCTCAAAGGCCTCTGGCTCAACGACCACATCCACGACCTTCTTGAAGAgcaagcttcttctcagcaaTACCAGCTTGGCTCAGTGCCTGGGAATGATGGTGGCGTGCGTTCCGCCCAGCTGCCAGAAGCTGTCTTGAATGGTCGGGCAGAGAAGCTCAACGGTACGGATGCCAATGTCGATACTCAGGGCCTTGGATTATTGCGACGCGGAGTAACTTCACGGGAGATGAGCGGCGAGATGGGCGGCGATACTACCGTCAGGGTTTAA